The segment TGTACTATCATAAATATACTAATAATAAGCGGTAGTCCTATACAATGCCATACGTATGCCCTTAACAATGCATTGTCACCTACCAGTGAACCACCGAGCAGTGCAAAACGTATGTCGTTATAAGGTGTCATTCCGAGTTGTTCTCCAAAAGGTCCTTCATGTCCTATTAGCGGCGTAGAACTTGCCATATTCGTCCCTACCGTGACAGCCCAGAATCCTAACTGATCCCATGTTAGTAAATAGCCCGTAAAACTTAACAGGAGTGTGAGTACGAGCAAAACAACACCTACACACCAGTTGAATTCCCTTGGAGGCTTGTAAGAACCCGTAGCAAACACACGGTACATATGAAACCACACGGTTATAACCATTAAATGCGCAGCCCAGCGATGAAGATTTCTTAAGATAGCCCCAAATGGTACCTGATATTCCAGGTCTTTAACATCCCAGTATGCATTGTGTACCGTAGGGCGATAATAAAACATCAGCAATACACCGGTTACCGTAAGCACCAGGAATAAAAAAAAGCTAATACCTCCCATGCACCAGGTAAATTTGAATTGAGGAGCGTGCCTCTTTACTTTTGCCGGATGCAGATGCAGAAAGACATTGGAAATAACCTTCAGCATCCTGTTCTTCGGCGTATCTGCGAAACCATGTCTGAATACAGATTTCCAGATTGCTGACTGAGAAACAAACTCCCGGAGCATACCAAAAAACCTCTTTTCTCTTCTTGTTTTTAGTCTGTTTTTTGGTTTATCCTTCATAATATTACACCTTTAAAAAAGCACCTGGTTTATCCCACTCGCTCCGTTCCCCTCTGTAACGAGTCCCCTGATCAACAATCATTTGACCATCATCTGCCAGCGTAATTTTAAACCGTTCCAGCGGCCTTGGTGCGGGTCCTTCTATATTAATACCTTCTGGTGTAAAACCGCTGCCATGACATGGACACTTGAATTTTCCTTCGGAGGCGAGCCAGTTTGGAGTACAGCCCAAATGGGTACACTTTGCTTCAATAACATATATTTTATCAGGTTCCCGGACAATCCATATCCTGTATTGCTTCTTAAAACGTTCGCTAACACCTGCTTTATACTGTGAAGGATTGCCTATTTTATATCGTGTGGGAGGTTCGAATATGGTTCTTGGAAAGAAAAATCTGATTGTCGAAGTTATTATTGTGGTTAAAAATACGCCTATAAACCCCCAACCGGTAAAATACAGAATTTTACGGCGGGTTATCAAATCGTTATGTTTTTTTGTTACTTCTAACATAATTAATTATTACTGTAGTTACTTTGCTTCATTTATGTGTATTCCGTAATCCTAACTGTGAAGTTCGTCAATGGATATCAAAAAAACACTTTTTAGGAAAATCATAAATCAGTCATAGTGTTTTGTCAACCATTAAAATTCGGGGGTTACAGTTTTTAAACTGAAATTTACAAAAAATTAGAAAATCAGGACGTACTATCATTCCCACCGCTAATTTAATTGTATAGGAATTTCAATGTTTGTTGTAGGGGCGAAGCATTTGCTGGTATTCAGTTTGAAGGTAGTCTTATATTCCGGGCAGCAAATGCTTCGCCCCTACGTGTGGCAGAAGGGCTGTTGAGCGGGAAGGGTTCAAGTTTGTCTATTCCTTTTGGTTTAATTTTTCAATAATTTATGTATTTCTTCATTGGATGAAATAGAATCAAGCGTAGTTTGAATAAATTCCATAATGTCTACTTCCTTCGGTTCGTAAGTAATCAAAAGGCTTCCGGCAAATATGCTTACCTTGATATCTTTTATTCCCGCCGGGATATAAAAAAATGAAAGTTTTTTAATATGATCAGGCAAGTTTCTCGCCGTTACCAGTTTTTTTATGAGAGGCACCCTCAGTCGTATGCGCCCGGGAATGTGATGAATAATATCATATGAAATCATGTGAAAACTCCTTTGTTACCAGGTTTTTTATTATTGTCCTGCCATTGGATTAAGGGATTGACTGACAATGCTATTTTCTTAAACGTACGTGTTGTTTGTATAATAGTATCACTGCAAATTATTGCGGAGCAGACCGCAATGCATGAAACACCGGCATTGAGTACATCCGGGAGATTGTGAAGGTTAATCCCCCCTATGGCGACGAATGGGATTGTAATCTCCTTCCTTACTTCTTTTATATAATCCAGGCCTGCCGGAGGTTCATAATCTTTTGTAGCGGTGTAAAAAACAGGCCCGGCACCGATATAATCAGCGCCTTCCTTTTGTGCCTTCCGTGCCTGAGCTATCGAATGGGTGGAAACCCCTACTATTTTAGCATGACCAATAATCTTGCGTGCATTGCAGATCGTTATATCCGATTGCCCGATATGTAGTCCATCAGCGTCCACTTTTTTTGCAATTTCTGCGCGGTCATTTACGATGAAGAGGGTATTTGACCGTGAGGTTATCTTTTTGAATTCCTTCGCAAGCGTAAGGAACTGGTAATCCGGCATTGTTTTCTCACGAAGTTGCACAGCATCTGCGCCACCATGAATGACCTCCTCCAGGGTTTCCAATGCGGGTTTTTTCGTAAGGCTTGAACTTATAATAACGTATAATTTTACCTCTGAAAACCTTTTTATAATATCCAGGTCTTCTTTGTCTTTCAATAGAGACATGAATTAATGTACCTCTTCGAATTTTCACATGAATAATTATATTGACTCTTTCCGGGTGTTTGGTATAATTTTTACATTATTTCATACCAAGATATTATACCAGCAAACCTATAGAAGCCTTTAGATCTAAAAGGAATAATATAGTATATTAAACCCTGTAATCATTGATGCAGGTCTGCAGCTGTCTTTGCACAGCAGGTCTTTCAGCTTATTTCGTTTCTTCGAATAAAGTCATCATCAGGAAGATGCAAGTATTTTACCTTAGGATTTCTCATAAAGTAAATAAAACAATTTAATTATGTTTACCAAATAAGGACAGGTTTAAAAAAATGTCAGATGCAAAAGAACAGTGTGGTCTGTTTGGGGTATTTGGGTGTGAAGATGCGGCAGAGAAGGTTTATTGTGGTCTGTATTCATTACAACATCGCGGGGAAGAGAGTGCCGGTATTGCTTCAACAAACGGGAAGGACATTGTTTGCCATAAAGGAATGGGCCTCGTACATGACGCGATAAAACCCGATATGCTCAAATCTCTTACAAACCCCATTGCAATAGGGCATGTCCGGTATCCGACTATAGGCTCGAATAATATAACGAACGTCCAACCACTTTTGGTTGATTATTATAAGGGAAAGGTTGCCGTTGCACACAATGGTCAATTGACAAATGCCAAGAGATTGCGCGATGAATTTGAGGCTAATGGTTCTATCTTTCACACGACCTCGGATACAGAAGTTATTGTTCATCTCATGGCAAAGCCCCTCCACATGATGCAAAAGAATTTGTCAATGGTACTGAATCATTTGCACGGCTCATTTGCGCTCTTGTTTCTGACGCCTGGCGAGATGATTGGCGTACGCGATCCTCACGGTTTTAAACC is part of the Candidatus Jettenia sp. AMX2 genome and harbors:
- a CDS encoding Rieske 2Fe-2S domain-containing protein; translation: MLEVTKKHNDLITRRKILYFTGWGFIGVFLTTIITSTIRFFFPRTIFEPPTRYKIGNPSQYKAGVSERFKKQYRIWIVREPDKIYVIEAKCTHLGCTPNWLASEGKFKCPCHGSGFTPEGINIEGPAPRPLERFKITLADDGQMIVDQGTRYRGERSEWDKPGAFLKV
- the thiE gene encoding thiamine phosphate synthase; this translates as MSLLKDKEDLDIIKRFSEVKLYVIISSSLTKKPALETLEEVIHGGADAVQLREKTMPDYQFLTLAKEFKKITSRSNTLFIVNDRAEIAKKVDADGLHIGQSDITICNARKIIGHAKIVGVSTHSIAQARKAQKEGADYIGAGPVFYTATKDYEPPAGLDYIKEVRKEITIPFVAIGGINLHNLPDVLNAGVSCIAVCSAIICSDTIIQTTRTFKKIALSVNPLIQWQDNNKKPGNKGVFT
- a CDS encoding cytochrome b N-terminal domain-containing protein yields the protein MKDKPKNRLKTRREKRFFGMLREFVSQSAIWKSVFRHGFADTPKNRMLKVISNVFLHLHPAKVKRHAPQFKFTWCMGGISFFLFLVLTVTGVLLMFYYRPTVHNAYWDVKDLEYQVPFGAILRNLHRWAAHLMVITVWFHMYRVFATGSYKPPREFNWCVGVVLLVLTLLLSFTGYLLTWDQLGFWAVTVGTNMASSTPLIGHEGPFGEQLGMTPYNDIRFALLGGSLVGDNALLRAYVWHCIGLPLIISIFMIVHFWRIRKDGGISGPL